The proteins below are encoded in one region of Phycisphaerae bacterium:
- a CDS encoding zinc dependent phospholipase C family protein: protein MKHQQPDPARMPGRRNSLLVIALSIAAIVLFSADSAYAWGPATHVALGGSILDQLSLLPAGLAAILARHRFSFLYGNVAADVVFAKRWSRVKQFCHHWSTAFRLLEQASDEPARAFAYGYLSHLAADTVAHGKFVPRQVVVSGHNINVGHLYWELRADGMQRPRSWAALRSLLRQDHEQHHRDLAPLLRNTLLSYDVNRALFDRINVLTLRRGFRWTVARVNANSRWPLSADLLENYHSECLDRILSVLSEGDRSLVLRDDPNGTSALMNVHAHRRDERRLRRAGLSTEYRRREFSAAMAPSRAPATMAGAGAAPGTTIVTAN, encoded by the coding sequence ATGAAACATCAACAACCTGACCCCGCAAGAATGCCGGGCCGGCGCAACTCACTGCTGGTCATTGCGCTTTCGATCGCGGCAATCGTGTTGTTCAGTGCCGATTCCGCTTATGCCTGGGGACCCGCCACACACGTTGCTCTGGGCGGCAGCATACTCGACCAACTCAGTCTTCTCCCGGCGGGTCTGGCCGCGATTCTGGCTCGACACCGATTCTCCTTTCTGTACGGCAACGTCGCGGCGGACGTGGTGTTCGCCAAGCGATGGAGCCGGGTGAAGCAGTTCTGCCATCACTGGTCGACGGCATTCCGCCTGCTCGAGCAAGCATCGGACGAGCCCGCCCGCGCATTTGCTTACGGCTACCTGTCGCACCTCGCGGCCGATACCGTGGCGCACGGGAAGTTCGTGCCGCGCCAGGTGGTGGTCAGCGGACACAACATCAACGTCGGCCATCTGTATTGGGAACTCCGTGCCGACGGCATGCAGCGTCCGCGATCGTGGGCGGCGCTGCGGTCGCTGCTGCGCCAGGACCACGAGCAGCACCACCGTGATCTGGCGCCCCTCTTGCGAAATACACTACTTTCTTACGACGTCAACCGAGCGCTGTTTGACCGAATCAACGTGCTCACGCTCCGGCGCGGATTTCGCTGGACGGTGGCGCGCGTGAACGCGAATTCGCGTTGGCCGTTGTCTGCCGATCTGCTGGAGAATTATCACAGCGAGTGCCTGGACCGGATACTTTCCGTGCTCAGTGAAGGCGATCGCTCGCTGGTTCTGCGAGACGATCCCAACGGCACGTCAGCGTTGATGAACGTGCACGCCCACCGTCGGGACGAGCGTCGTTTGCGTCGCGCGGGCCTGTCGACGGAGTATCGGCGGCGGGAGTTCTCCGCGGCGATGGCTCCGAGTCGGGCGCCGGCAACGATGGCAGGCGCGGGCGCGGCACCGGGGACGACGATCGTCACGGCGAACTGA
- a CDS encoding STAS domain-containing protein → MPEDLTHLTVTRTGNVHVIEFADRKILEELSIAEIGDELNMIIDDETGIEVLLCFRNVEHLSSAALGMLIKLKNRMDELRGKLMLSDISPQIYEVFKITKLNKLFHIYDTADEALKSL, encoded by the coding sequence ATGCCCGAAGATCTTACACACCTGACCGTAACCCGTACCGGTAACGTCCACGTCATCGAATTCGCGGACCGAAAGATCCTTGAGGAGCTTTCCATCGCCGAAATCGGCGATGAGCTCAACATGATCATCGACGACGAGACGGGCATCGAAGTACTGCTTTGCTTCAGAAACGTCGAGCACCTTTCCAGCGCCGCACTCGGAATGCTCATCAAGCTCAAGAACCGCATGGACGAGCTGCGTGGAAAGCTGATGTTATCGGACATCTCTCCCCAGATTTACGAGGTTTTCAAGATTACCAAGCTCAACAAGCTTTTTCACATCTATGATACCGCGGATGAGGCGCTGAAGAGCCTGTGA
- a CDS encoding ATP-binding protein → MPVADPDREETFVVCVIRSDIADARAPKEAILREAERHGFSEDDVFALKLSLEEAVSNAIKHGNQSDSEKLVTIRYAVDDKKAAVIVADEGRGFLPEQLPDCTVPERLSVPSGRGVMLMKAYMDKVCYRDNGREVYFVKLRSRGGPSAGADQTAD, encoded by the coding sequence ATGCCCGTCGCGGACCCGGACAGGGAAGAAACATTCGTGGTCTGTGTCATCCGCAGCGATATCGCCGATGCCCGTGCTCCCAAGGAAGCGATCCTGCGTGAGGCTGAGCGGCACGGATTCAGCGAAGACGATGTTTTTGCATTGAAACTGTCTCTCGAAGAAGCGGTCAGCAATGCCATCAAGCACGGCAACCAGAGCGATTCTGAGAAACTGGTCACCATCCGATACGCTGTCGACGACAAGAAGGCCGCTGTGATCGTCGCCGACGAGGGACGCGGATTCCTCCCGGAACAGCTTCCCGACTGCACGGTCCCGGAACGCCTCTCTGTCCCCAGCGGGCGCGGCGTCATGCTCATGAAGGCCTATATGGACAAGGTCTGCTATCGGGACAACGGACGCGAAGTGTACTTCGTCAAGCTTCGAAGTCGCGGCGGCCCATCGGCGGGAGCGGACCAGACCGCCGATTAA
- a CDS encoding acylphosphatase yields MSGQEATRRTVHYNGYVQGVGFRASVASLARGFEITGYVKNLPDGRVELVAEGSTTELDRFLGAISREMRGNIRDTQVSEGPAGGNWQDFRIVH; encoded by the coding sequence ATGTCTGGGCAGGAAGCCACGCGCCGCACGGTTCACTACAACGGATACGTTCAGGGCGTGGGCTTCCGGGCCAGTGTCGCGTCACTGGCCCGGGGCTTCGAAATCACCGGCTATGTGAAGAACTTGCCCGACGGTCGCGTGGAACTGGTGGCCGAGGGTTCGACCACAGAACTCGATCGATTTCTCGGAGCAATCTCCCGCGAGATGCGTGGCAACATTCGCGACACCCAAGTGAGCGAAGGCCCGGCCGGCGGAAACTGGCAGGATTTCCGCATCGTCCATTGA
- a CDS encoding electron transfer flavoprotein subunit beta/FixA family protein: MKILTIVKQVPDSNATIKIMPDGSGIDPAGLKLVPDPFDEFGIELAVQLKEKRKDVSEVVAITLGPDKAAEALRVALAMGADSGIHINDAKFDPLNELLFAQVVAEAVRKEAGDFSLIFCGKYNIDLDAGAVGPALAEFLDIPHVGAITALEVSDDGKSFKARRRIEGADEVVEGTLPALMTIEKGLVEPRYPSLPNLMKAKKKPVKLLTSAELSGDEALSAGLGFQSIAPPPPRPECKFVEGDPEDMARVLVQLLREEAKVI; this comes from the coding sequence TTGAAAATCCTCACCATCGTCAAACAGGTGCCCGATTCCAACGCGACCATCAAAATCATGCCCGATGGCTCCGGGATTGACCCGGCCGGGCTAAAGCTCGTTCCTGACCCATTTGACGAGTTTGGGATTGAGCTGGCGGTCCAGCTCAAGGAGAAGCGCAAGGACGTTTCCGAAGTGGTCGCCATCACCCTGGGCCCCGACAAAGCTGCGGAAGCCCTGCGCGTGGCGCTCGCCATGGGAGCGGACAGCGGCATTCACATTAACGACGCCAAGTTCGACCCACTAAACGAGCTATTATTCGCCCAGGTGGTCGCCGAGGCGGTTCGTAAGGAAGCGGGCGATTTCTCTCTGATTTTCTGCGGGAAGTACAACATCGACCTCGACGCCGGCGCGGTCGGTCCCGCACTGGCCGAGTTTCTCGATATCCCGCACGTCGGCGCGATTACCGCTTTGGAGGTCAGTGACGACGGCAAGTCGTTCAAGGCCCGCCGGCGGATTGAGGGTGCCGACGAGGTCGTCGAGGGAACGCTCCCGGCGTTGATGACCATCGAGAAAGGCCTGGTTGAGCCGCGTTACCCGTCGCTGCCCAATCTCATGAAAGCCAAGAAGAAGCCGGTCAAATTGCTGACCTCTGCCGAACTGAGCGGGGACGAGGCGCTTTCCGCGGGCCTGGGATTCCAGTCCATCGCCCCCCCGCCGCCGCGACCGGAGTGCAAGTTCGTCGAGGGCGATCCGGAAGACATGGCACGGGTACTGGTTCAACTGCTCCGCGAAGAGGCAAAGGTAATTTAG
- a CDS encoding electron transfer flavoprotein subunit alpha/FixB family protein, translated as MAKNILVFIEQREGKILPASFQLLALGEQLASKTGGQVDACLVGKDVSGLADSVASYGAKAVYTIQDAELARYRASAYASALSAAIDAAKPGIVLIPTSAMGRDLAPRVAARKKAALAIDCTEVSAEGDDLVVMKSMYAGKFSAKFVLKGGRLQIAAVRANAYAAKEPQPGVKATTQSVALSLDDKARRVDCKEIVATGSGVKDVTEADIVVSGGRALKSEENFKIIYELAGVLDAAVGASRAACDAGYQPHTRQVGLTGKVVTPKLYIACGIDGAIQHLAGMRGSKVIVAINTKKDAPIYKVANYGCVADLFTMVPLLTKEFERAKG; from the coding sequence ATGGCCAAGAACATTCTTGTTTTTATCGAACAACGTGAAGGGAAGATTCTGCCGGCGTCGTTCCAGCTTCTGGCGCTCGGTGAACAACTCGCGTCCAAGACCGGCGGGCAGGTCGATGCCTGCCTGGTCGGCAAAGACGTGAGCGGACTGGCGGATTCCGTGGCGTCCTACGGGGCCAAAGCCGTTTACACGATTCAAGACGCGGAACTCGCCCGGTACCGTGCTTCCGCCTACGCGTCCGCGCTCAGCGCCGCCATCGATGCGGCCAAGCCCGGCATCGTCCTGATTCCCACATCGGCCATGGGGCGCGACCTGGCCCCTCGCGTCGCCGCCCGCAAGAAAGCGGCGCTGGCCATCGACTGCACGGAGGTCAGCGCCGAGGGCGACGATCTCGTGGTCATGAAGTCGATGTACGCCGGGAAGTTTTCCGCCAAGTTCGTCCTCAAGGGCGGGCGACTCCAGATCGCCGCGGTTCGCGCCAACGCCTACGCTGCCAAGGAGCCGCAACCGGGTGTCAAGGCCACGACACAGTCCGTCGCGCTTTCGCTCGACGACAAGGCCCGGCGAGTGGACTGCAAGGAGATCGTGGCCACCGGCTCGGGAGTCAAGGACGTCACCGAGGCGGACATCGTCGTCTCCGGCGGGCGGGCTTTGAAGTCCGAGGAGAACTTCAAGATCATTTACGAACTCGCCGGCGTGCTCGATGCCGCCGTCGGCGCTTCCCGCGCCGCCTGCGACGCGGGCTACCAGCCGCACACCCGGCAGGTCGGTCTGACCGGCAAGGTCGTCACGCCCAAGCTTTACATCGCCTGCGGCATCGACGGCGCCATTCAGCATCTTGCCGGCATGCGTGGCAGCAAGGTCATCGTGGCCATCAACACCAAGAAGGACGCCCCGATCTACAAGGTCGCCAACTACGGCTGCGTCGCCGACCTGTTCACCATGGTCCCGCTGCTGACCAAGGAGTTCGAGCGAGCCAAGGGCTGA
- a CDS encoding (Fe-S)-binding protein: MTMLLLAGWGIFAWSAWRRWKLMMVGAAENRADQPGERLKRTLRYAIAQVRMRRYPLAGIAHLIIFFGFAVLLLRSLILWGRGYDPSFDFWIFGTDQPLGKIYALLKDIFALLVILGTLVFVYYRVIARLPRMTLSFEGLLILIIILVMMVSDIFYDGASMVRAARAPGEVSSHVVTASTVPAEPGEIAFVPYEPAGSVAAMMVQGFSDRALVVLAHAGFWTHAALVLIFLNLLPYSKHFHVITAIPNVYTQSLKPARLPPIIDIEGKLEREETLGIRRINQFTWKAILDFYTCTECGRCSDHCPATNTGKKLSPKHFTLDLRDFLYAQKEPLVAAKASGNGSAAGNGEAGDNGQPDEHHKDLVDGVIDPEVLWACTTCRACEQECPVFISYVDKIVDMRRYLVQERGEFPNQLQSAFKGLETNANPWSFPAEDRAAWAEGLDIPTLAEKPDVPVLLWVGCAPAFDERAKKVTRATARLLQKAGVDFAILGTEEQCTGDPARRAGNEYLFQMFAQANIEVLNGYGVDKKTVVTVCPHCFNTLKNEYADFGGNYNVVHHTTFLAGLIRQGKLKPTRRVDRAVAFHDSCYLGRYNDVYDDPRTVLSSIPGVRLVEPVQTRDRGMCCGAGGAQMFKEEEEGKERVNVARTQQLLDTKPDAIGSACPFCMRMLIDGLAEKEKEDLPQLDVAEMLLEAVEIEEPVASEV, from the coding sequence ATGACGATGTTGCTGCTCGCCGGCTGGGGCATTTTCGCCTGGTCCGCCTGGCGGCGCTGGAAGTTGATGATGGTCGGCGCGGCCGAAAATCGTGCCGACCAGCCCGGCGAACGCCTCAAGCGCACGCTGCGCTACGCCATCGCCCAGGTGCGCATGCGCCGCTACCCCCTGGCCGGCATCGCCCACCTCATCATTTTCTTCGGCTTCGCCGTCCTGCTCCTGCGCTCGTTGATCCTCTGGGGGCGGGGATACGACCCGTCATTCGACTTCTGGATATTCGGCACCGACCAGCCGCTGGGGAAAATCTACGCCTTGCTCAAGGACATCTTCGCTCTGCTCGTGATTCTTGGCACGCTGGTCTTCGTCTATTACCGCGTCATCGCTCGTCTGCCGCGCATGACGCTCAGCTTTGAGGGCCTGCTGATCCTCATCATCATCCTGGTGATGATGGTCTCGGATATCTTCTACGACGGCGCCTCGATGGTGCGGGCGGCTCGCGCTCCCGGCGAAGTCTCCAGCCACGTCGTAACCGCAAGCACGGTGCCGGCCGAGCCCGGCGAGATCGCCTTCGTTCCCTACGAACCCGCCGGTTCCGTTGCGGCCATGATGGTCCAAGGGTTCTCCGATCGCGCCCTGGTAGTCCTCGCCCACGCCGGCTTCTGGACGCACGCCGCGCTCGTGCTCATCTTCCTCAACCTGCTCCCCTACTCCAAGCACTTCCACGTCATCACCGCCATCCCCAACGTCTATACGCAGAGTCTCAAGCCCGCCCGGCTCCCGCCCATCATCGACATCGAGGGCAAGCTGGAGCGCGAAGAAACGCTGGGCATCCGCCGCATCAACCAGTTCACCTGGAAGGCCATCCTCGACTTCTACACCTGCACGGAATGCGGGCGGTGCAGCGATCACTGCCCGGCCACAAATACGGGCAAGAAGCTCTCGCCCAAGCATTTCACGCTCGACTTGCGCGACTTCCTTTACGCCCAGAAGGAGCCGCTCGTTGCTGCCAAGGCAAGTGGAAATGGCAGCGCCGCCGGCAACGGCGAAGCCGGCGACAACGGCCAGCCCGACGAGCACCACAAGGATCTTGTCGACGGCGTGATCGACCCCGAAGTCCTCTGGGCCTGCACGACCTGCCGCGCCTGCGAGCAGGAGTGCCCCGTGTTCATCAGCTACGTCGACAAGATCGTGGACATGCGCCGTTACCTCGTCCAGGAACGCGGCGAGTTCCCCAACCAGTTGCAGTCGGCATTCAAGGGGCTGGAGACCAACGCCAATCCGTGGAGCTTCCCGGCCGAGGACCGCGCCGCATGGGCCGAGGGGCTGGACATCCCCACCCTCGCCGAGAAGCCCGACGTTCCTGTACTCCTTTGGGTGGGATGCGCTCCCGCATTCGACGAGCGCGCCAAGAAAGTCACCCGCGCCACGGCCCGCCTCCTCCAAAAAGCCGGCGTGGACTTCGCCATCCTCGGAACCGAAGAGCAGTGCACCGGCGACCCCGCCCGCCGCGCCGGCAACGAGTACCTCTTCCAGATGTTCGCCCAGGCCAACATCGAGGTCCTCAACGGCTACGGCGTGGACAAGAAGACCGTCGTCACCGTCTGCCCCCACTGCTTTAATACCCTCAAGAACGAGTACGCCGATTTCGGCGGCAACTACAACGTCGTCCACCACACGACCTTCCTCGCCGGACTGATCCGTCAGGGCAAGCTCAAGCCGACCAGACGCGTCGATCGCGCCGTCGCCTTCCACGACTCCTGCTACCTCGGCCGGTACAACGACGTCTACGACGATCCGCGAACGGTGCTCTCCTCGATTCCCGGCGTGCGCCTGGTCGAGCCGGTGCAGACGCGCGACCGCGGCATGTGCTGCGGAGCGGGCGGGGCACAGATGTTCAAGGAAGAAGAAGAGGGCAAGGAGCGGGTCAACGTCGCCCGAACGCAGCAGCTTCTCGACACCAAGCCCGACGCCATCGGCAGCGCCTGCCCCTTCTGCATGCGCATGCTCATCGACGGCTTGGCCGAGAAGGAAAAGGAGGACCTGCCCCAGCTCGACGTGGCCGAAATGCTGCTGGAAGCGGTGGAAATCGAGGAACCGGTGGCGTCCGAGGTGTAA
- a CDS encoding MmgE/PrpD family protein — translation MTIANKLAKWTKELKFEDLPAKTVHEVKRRVIDSLATTLGAYWSHPARVARAKAMAVSDMPPSSTVWGTDHHTTPDLATFANGAMVRYLDYNDTYLSKEPAHPSDNIAPTVAVTQSAGRPGRDLILAAVIGYEIQCRMCDAASLRAGGWDHVTYGALSTALLAGKLWNLSAEQLEHALGLAGVCNITTRQTRTGQISDWKACAFANAARNGVFAADLARRGMTGPNEIFEGPKGLMHQLNLGGLKEMTLGKDGDFMIDKTYIKFWPAEYHSQSAIDACLQLRPQIGGKKIEKIHIKSFEAAVSIIGSEPEKLRPTSRETADHSMFYCCAAALLDGDVTLATFDEDRLADPKILDLIDRTKIVEDAEMNRGYPKGIPNDVTITLADGTKLNKRVDFPRGHAGNPMTDDEVVAKFKRMADGVVDAPTADFMLEQAWALDKLTDVTPLFTFKVTEPKGGK, via the coding sequence ATGACCATTGCCAACAAACTCGCCAAGTGGACGAAAGAACTCAAGTTCGAGGACCTGCCCGCCAAGACCGTGCATGAGGTCAAACGGCGCGTGATCGACTCCCTGGCCACCACCCTGGGCGCCTACTGGTCGCATCCCGCCCGCGTCGCCCGGGCCAAGGCCATGGCCGTCAGCGACATGCCCCCCTCGTCCACGGTCTGGGGCACCGACCACCACACCACGCCCGACCTCGCCACCTTCGCCAATGGCGCCATGGTCCGCTACCTCGACTACAACGACACCTACCTCAGCAAGGAACCGGCCCACCCCTCGGACAACATCGCCCCCACGGTCGCCGTCACGCAGAGCGCCGGCCGCCCCGGCCGCGATCTCATCCTCGCCGCGGTCATCGGCTACGAAATCCAGTGCCGCATGTGCGACGCCGCCAGCTTGCGCGCCGGCGGATGGGACCACGTCACCTACGGCGCCCTCTCCACCGCCCTGCTCGCCGGCAAGTTGTGGAACCTCTCCGCGGAGCAGCTCGAGCACGCCCTGGGGCTCGCCGGCGTGTGCAACATCACCACCCGCCAGACCCGCACCGGGCAGATCTCCGACTGGAAAGCCTGCGCCTTCGCCAACGCCGCCCGCAACGGCGTCTTCGCGGCCGACCTCGCCCGCCGCGGCATGACCGGCCCCAACGAAATCTTCGAAGGCCCCAAGGGTCTCATGCACCAGCTCAACCTCGGCGGGCTCAAGGAGATGACCCTCGGCAAGGACGGCGACTTCATGATCGACAAGACCTACATCAAGTTCTGGCCTGCGGAGTATCACTCGCAGTCGGCCATCGACGCCTGCCTCCAGCTTCGCCCGCAGATCGGTGGCAAAAAGATTGAGAAGATTCACATCAAGAGCTTCGAGGCCGCGGTGAGCATCATCGGTTCCGAGCCGGAGAAGCTCCGCCCCACCTCACGCGAGACCGCCGACCACTCCATGTTCTACTGCTGCGCGGCCGCACTGCTCGACGGCGACGTGACGCTGGCGACGTTTGACGAGGACCGCCTGGCCGATCCGAAAATTCTCGACCTGATCGATCGCACGAAAATCGTCGAGGACGCGGAAATGAATCGCGGCTATCCCAAGGGCATCCCCAACGACGTGACCATCACGCTTGCAGACGGTACGAAGCTCAACAAGCGCGTGGACTTCCCCCGCGGCCACGCCGGCAACCCCATGACCGACGACGAGGTCGTGGCCAAGTTCAAGCGCATGGCCGACGGCGTGGTGGACGCTCCCACGGCCGACTTCATGCTCGAACAGGCCTGGGCATTGGACAAGCTGACCGACGTGACGCCGCTGTTTACGTTCAAGGTGACGGAGCCGAAAGGCGGGAAGTAG
- a CDS encoding MFS transporter yields the protein MSNSSSDTDRMEEFAPPASRRLNSTYWLCNIIEMWERLAYYTLRPVAPIYIMQATEPGGLHLTAQHKGVIYMWWAVIQSILPMATGGFADRYGYKNSLAFSITVNIIGYLMMAFTHSYEGFFAGIVILAFGTSFFKPSLQATLGHQLSKESSSLGWGVFYWIVNVGSLIGHYVSPLLLNANRADGGWRTLFLACAGFTAMNYIMLFTYRDVPSGASKTQNPLGVLWTTIRHVFEPRLFIWLMIMSCFWMMMYQLWDLQPNFIVDWVDSSKVAAWAPFESWRETGPNGQLRVPQQVLLSLNALLIVCLMVPVSWAVRRMRALSAMFFGMVMATAGVLVAGMTGNGWFLLLGIVCFSLGEMLTGPKKNEYLNLIAPPGKRGLYLGYVNIPVGVGVGAGSYIAGVVYGNYGEKATLALKYLVQHTSYVAGKTWDGSVATLETVTGVSRTEAFAKLQAVLGVDADTATKLLWDTYHPQYHVWIPFAATGFAAAIALAIFGQLAKRWKDMNA from the coding sequence TTGAGCAACTCGTCGAGCGACACCGACCGGATGGAAGAATTCGCACCGCCGGCGTCACGGCGACTTAACTCCACCTACTGGCTGTGCAACATCATCGAGATGTGGGAGCGGCTGGCCTACTACACGCTCCGGCCGGTCGCGCCCATCTACATCATGCAGGCCACCGAGCCCGGCGGGCTGCACCTGACCGCCCAGCACAAGGGCGTGATCTACATGTGGTGGGCGGTGATCCAGTCGATCCTGCCCATGGCGACGGGCGGATTCGCGGATCGCTACGGCTACAAGAACTCGCTCGCGTTCTCCATCACCGTGAACATCATCGGCTACCTCATGATGGCGTTCACGCACAGCTACGAAGGGTTCTTCGCCGGCATTGTCATCCTCGCCTTCGGCACGTCGTTCTTCAAGCCCAGCTTGCAGGCAACGCTCGGTCACCAGTTGAGCAAAGAGAGCTCATCGCTCGGCTGGGGCGTCTTTTACTGGATCGTTAACGTTGGATCGCTGATCGGGCACTACGTATCGCCGCTCCTGCTGAACGCCAACCGCGCCGACGGCGGATGGCGGACGCTTTTTCTGGCGTGTGCCGGCTTCACGGCGATGAATTACATCATGCTGTTCACCTATCGCGACGTGCCGTCCGGAGCGTCCAAGACACAGAACCCGCTCGGTGTGCTCTGGACGACGATCCGCCACGTGTTCGAGCCGCGGCTGTTCATCTGGTTGATGATCATGTCCTGCTTCTGGATGATGATGTACCAGCTCTGGGATCTCCAGCCGAACTTCATCGTGGATTGGGTGGACAGCTCCAAGGTCGCAGCCTGGGCGCCGTTCGAGAGCTGGCGCGAAACGGGTCCGAACGGCCAGCTTCGCGTGCCGCAGCAAGTGCTCCTTTCGCTCAATGCGCTGCTCATCGTGTGCCTGATGGTGCCGGTGTCTTGGGCGGTGCGGCGGATGCGGGCCTTGTCGGCCATGTTCTTCGGAATGGTCATGGCCACAGCCGGCGTGCTCGTGGCGGGAATGACGGGCAACGGCTGGTTCCTTCTGCTGGGTATCGTCTGCTTTTCGCTGGGCGAGATGCTCACCGGGCCGAAGAAGAACGAGTACCTCAACCTGATCGCGCCGCCGGGCAAGCGCGGGCTCTACCTCGGGTACGTCAACATCCCCGTCGGCGTGGGCGTCGGGGCGGGCTCGTACATCGCGGGCGTGGTGTACGGCAACTACGGGGAGAAGGCCACGCTGGCGCTGAAGTATCTTGTGCAACACACGTCGTACGTGGCCGGGAAAACCTGGGACGGTTCGGTCGCAACGCTGGAAACGGTTACGGGGGTTTCGCGAACAGAGGCCTTCGCCAAACTCCAGGCGGTTCTCGGTGTCGACGCGGACACGGCGACGAAGCTGCTCTGGGACACGTATCACCCGCAATACCACGTATGGATTCCCTTCGCGGCGACCGGATTCGCCGCGGCCATCGCCCTGGCGATCTTCGGGCAACTGGCCAAACGGTGGAAGGACATGAACGCGTAG
- a CDS encoding methyltransferase domain-containing protein, translated as MNLGHTIRFLHGYVRQPQTVGALAPSSRPLALALSEYVRTAGSPIRILEVGAGTGPITKCLGERLGPEDRLDICEVNPEFMEILRRDVLSKPPLDRAFRRGAVRLWNCRVQDIDHAERFDRIVSSLPFTVFPISDVAAIFELIREMLVPGGVFSYFEYELMRRLSRNWSLGPGRARIKAVSAFLDEQIRAHQISSRLVLGNIPPARVRYLQFESAPAETAGAVVSTVRSA; from the coding sequence ATGAATCTCGGTCACACGATCCGCTTCCTGCACGGATACGTTCGCCAGCCGCAGACGGTTGGAGCGCTCGCTCCCAGCTCGCGCCCCCTTGCGTTGGCGCTTTCGGAATACGTCCGAACCGCCGGCTCGCCGATCCGAATCCTGGAAGTGGGCGCCGGCACCGGTCCGATAACCAAGTGCCTTGGCGAGCGTCTGGGCCCCGAGGATCGCCTGGATATTTGTGAAGTGAATCCGGAGTTCATGGAGATCCTTCGTCGGGACGTGCTCAGCAAGCCGCCGCTGGACCGTGCCTTTCGGCGCGGGGCCGTCCGCCTGTGGAACTGCCGGGTCCAGGACATCGACCACGCGGAGCGCTTCGATCGCATTGTCTCCAGCCTGCCGTTTACGGTGTTTCCCATCAGCGATGTCGCTGCGATTTTTGAGCTGATTCGGGAGATGCTCGTGCCCGGAGGTGTCTTCAGCTACTTCGAGTATGAGTTGATGCGTCGCCTCTCGCGAAACTGGTCCCTGGGACCCGGGCGGGCACGGATCAAAGCGGTCTCGGCGTTTCTCGACGAGCAGATTCGGGCCCATCAGATCAGCTCCCGGCTCGTGCTGGGGAACATCCCGCCGGCCCGCGTGCGCTACCTGCAATTCGAAAGCGCCCCAGCCGAAACGGCCGGTGCCGTCGTTTCCACCGTCCGGTCCGCCTGA
- the rnhA gene encoding ribonuclease HI: MSPPEVILFTDGACSGNPGPGGWAAILRHVATGRTKELSGAEPLTTNNRMELTAVIEGLRALKSDRRRRVHLVADSEYVILGLTRWIDGWIAKGWKRGNKASSEPVKNVDLWQTLHNLTSQHDMTYEHVRGHSGHPENELCDRLAVAAIASLRS, encoded by the coding sequence ATGTCGCCCCCCGAAGTTATCCTGTTCACCGATGGTGCGTGCAGCGGAAACCCCGGCCCGGGCGGCTGGGCGGCCATCCTCAGACACGTCGCCACGGGCAGGACCAAAGAGCTCTCCGGGGCCGAGCCGCTCACGACGAATAATCGAATGGAACTGACGGCGGTGATCGAAGGCTTAAGAGCATTGAAATCGGATCGGCGGCGCCGGGTGCACCTGGTTGCGGACAGCGAGTACGTCATCCTCGGCCTCACCCGGTGGATCGACGGCTGGATCGCCAAGGGATGGAAGCGCGGCAATAAGGCGTCGTCGGAGCCGGTGAAGAACGTCGACCTCTGGCAGACGTTACATAACCTGACTTCCCAGCATGACATGACCTACGAGCATGTTCGCGGTCATTCTGGACACCCCGAGAACGAGCTCTGCGACCGGCTGGCGGTCGCCGCGATCGCGTCCCTTCGTTCGTAG